Part of the Sinorhizobium sp. BG8 genome, GTCGAAGCAGCGTCGCGCGGCGCTTCGAATTTGACTCGCGCGGACGAACATGCGCATCTTTGCCTCCGCTGGACGGCGCCATATCTTTATAGGGACAGAACGCAATCGGCATGATGACGGACCGCAACCTGATCCGATCGCTCGGGAGCGAACCGCCTATATTGGCCGACGGCAGGCGTGCGCCCGACCGACGCGAGATTTCGCTTCGCTGGCTTTCGGGCACGTTCCTCACCGGCATCACATCTTCCATTCTCATGGGCGTGGCTCTCTTTGCCGCCCTCGACGGCAGGCAGCAGCTCGCCATTCCCGCCGAAGCCTATGCCTCGCTCGAGCCGCACGGGCGCGGGGTTCCACCCGCAAGCACCGTGACCCGCGGCGAGCGGATCGTGGAGCCGAGCATCGTTGCGAAGGCCGAGGACAAGAAGATCATGGAGGTTTCCACCATGATCCATGACGGCGAGAAGGAAGTGGTGCGACGCCAGCCCTTCGCGCTGGTGAAGATGGCGCTCGCCGCAAACCACGTGGTCAACGAGGACTATCCGCGCTTCGACCCCCTCTCCATCTTTTCCTCCTCCGCTCCGGACGAGCAGCCGGTCTCCCGCACGGGCACGATCTACGGTTCGGAGGTCGAATCGGAAGTCGCGCTGAAGACCGGCGAGTTCCCGACCGGCGGCTCGGCGCTCGACTACGCAGACCAGATGTCGCTCGACGAGGTCGAGGAGAATGTCCGCACCAACGGTTCCGTGCTGACCGACGGAAGCACGCAGCTCGCCTCCCTCTATTATGTCGACCCGCGGCGCTTCGCTTCCGACGCCTCGGACCTCGACCTGCTTCAGGGACTGACGGCGCGCATCGTCGAAGAGAACATGACCGTCTCCACCTTCGACAGCCTGACGCCGGACGACCCGGAATATGCCGAGGACGTGATCCCCGTGCGCCGCACGCAGGACATCGTCACCCTGATGACGGCGAACGGCTACACCAAGGCGCAGGCCGAGGATCTCTCCGCCTATCTCTCGAAGGTGATCGGCGGCACGGAAGTTGCCGAGGGTGACGTGCTTCGCATCTGCATCATCCAGAAGGGCAAGGAAGCCAACATCGTCAGGGCCAGCGTCTACGAGCGTGGCAGGCACCTGGCGACCGTGGCGCTCGACGACGACGGCGCCTTCGTCGCCGGATCCGAGCCGCCGGCGCTCGATGCGGTCGCGACCGCTTTCGACGACGACCATGGCCCGAGCATGATGAGCGGCCGCGACCTGCCGCGCGTCTATGACGGCATCTATCGGGCAGCGCTCTCCTACGGCATGGGGGCACGGCTCACCGGCGAGATGGTCCGCGTGCTTGCCAGCAACGTCGACTTCCAGGCCCAGCTGCGACCGAACGATTCGCTCGAGGCGTTCTTCTCCGTCGCCGATACCGCCGGTCTGGCCACCGAGGATTCCGAGCTTCTCTTCATCAACGCCAAGTTCGGCGACACGGAGACCCGCGTTTACCGCTTCCAGAACGGCGAGGACGGCTCGGTCGACTACTATGACGAGAACGGCAAGAGCATCCGGCAGTTCCTCTTGCGCAATCCCGTTCCGAACGGCCGCCTGAGCTCGGGATTCGGCATGCGGCGCCATCCGATCCTCGCCTTCTCGCGCATGCACACCGGCACCGACTGGGCGGCCCCGCGCGGAACGCCGATCATCGCGACCGGCAACGGCGTGGTGCTCGAGGCCGGCTGGTCGTCGAGCTACGGCAACCAGACGCTGATCCGTCACGCCAACGGCTACGTCTCGTCCTACAATCACCAGAGCGCCATCGCCAAGGGTGTTCGCGAGGGTGCGAAGGTCACGCAGGGCCAGGTCATCGGCTATGTCGGCTCGACCGGCCTTTCGACCGGCGCCCACCTGCACTACGAGCTGATCGTCAACGGCACCAAGGTCGACGCCATGAAGGTGCGCCTGCCGGGCGGAAAATCGCTCGAGGGCAAGGCGCTCGCGCAGTTCGAGATCGAACGCCACCGCATCGACGACCTCCTCGGCCGTGACGAGAACGCGCCCGAAGTCGCCCGCAAGGACTGAACCTTCCTCTTTTCGCAGACCGCGCGTGGTCGACGCTCCCGGGCGGCCGATCATTGTCCCGAATTTCGACACGGATCATAAGCTGGCGTGACCGCGAACCTGACGTGCCGCGATACGCATCCTGGCCGGCGTCTCGGCCGATGTCCTGGCCAGCCGGGCGCGAAAAAGGCGCGGACCATTCGATCCGCGCCTTCAGCATTGTCATGATGGGGACGTTTACGCCGCCGCCTTGCTTGTTGCCGGCCGTGCCGAGAACAGCAGCCGGTCCGAACCCGAGGTGATCTTGACCAGCGAACCGTCCGGAATGTTTCCGGCAAGGATCTTCTCGGCAAGCGGATCCTGCAGGTACTTCTGGATCGCCCGCTTCAGCGGCCGCGCGCCGTAGACGGGATCGTAGCCTTTGTCAGCCAGCCAGTGGATCGCCTCCTCGTCGAGCTCGATGACGATCTTGCGGTCGGTGAGCAGCTTGCGCAGCCGTTCCAGCTGGATGTTGACGATCGCGCCCATCTCCGAACGCCGCAGTCGATGGAACAGGATGATCTCGTCGATCCGGTTCAGGAACTCGGGCCGGAAGTGGGACTTCACCACGTCCATCACCTCGCTTCGGACCTTTTCGCTGTCCTCGCCCTCGGCGAGCTGGGTCAGGTATTCGGCCCCAAGGTTCGAGGTCATGATGATCATGGTGTTCTTGAAGTCGACCGTGCGGCCCTGGCCGTCCGTCAACCTGCCATCGTCCAGCACCTGGAGCAGCACGTTGAAGACGTCCGGATGCGCCTTTTCGATCTCGTCGAACAGCACGACCTGGTAAGGCCTGCGGCGGACGGATTCCGTCAGCGCACCGCCCTCCTCGTAGCCGACATAGCCGGGAGGCGCGCCGATCAGCCGGGCCACCGAGTGCTTCTCCATGTATTCCGACATGTCCACGCGCTGGATCGCCGTCTCGTCGTCGAAGAGGAAGCGGGCGAGCGCCTTGGTCAGTTCCGTCTTGCCGACGCCGGTCGGCCCGAGGAACATGAACGAGCCGATCGGCCGGTTCGGATCCTGGAGGCCGGCGCGCGAGCGGCGGACGGCGCGCGACACGGCCTGGACCGCATCACCCTGCCCGACCACCCATCTGGCCAGCTCGTCTTCCATGCGCAAGAGCTTGTCGCGTTCACCTTCCAGCATCTTGTCGACCGGTATCCCGGTCCAGCGCGAGACGACCTGGGCGATGTTGTCGGCCGTGACGACTTCCTGCACCATCGGGTCGATGTCTGCCGAATCGCGGTTTTCCGCGTCTTCGAGCTCCTTTTCCAGCTTCGGGATGACGCCATAGGCAAGCTCGCCCGCCCGCTGGAACTCACCCTTGCGCTGGACGATCGCCAGTTCGTTGCGGGCGTCGTCGAGCTGCTTCTTGAGGTCGGCGGCCAGTCCAAGCTTCTGCTTTTCAGCCTGCCAGCGCGCGGTCAGCGCCGCCGCCTGCTCTTCGAGCGAGGCGAGGTCGAGCTCGAGCTTCTCCAGCCGGTCCTGCGAGGCGCGGTCGGTTTCCTTCTTCAGGGCCTCGCGCTCGATCTTCAGCTGGATGATTCGCCGGTCGAGTTCGTCCAGTTCCTCGGGCTTGGAATCGACCTGCATGCGCAGCCGCGAGGCCGCCTCGTCCATGAGGTCGATCGCCTTGTCCGGCAGGAAGCGGTCGGTGATGTAGCGGTTGGAGAGCGTCGCGGCCGCCACGAGTGCCGCATCGGCGATGCGGACCTTGTGGTGCTGCTCGTACTTTTCCTTCAGTCCGCGCAGGATCGAGATCGTATCCTCGACTGTCGGCTCCTCGACCATGACGGGCTGGAAGCGCCGGGCGAGCGCCGCATCCTTCTCGACATGCTTGCGGTATTCGTCGAGCGTGGTCGCGCCGACGCAATGCAGCTCGCCGCGGGCAAGCGCGGGTTTCAGGAGGTTCGAGGCATCCATCGCCCCGTCCGCCTTGCCGGCACCGACCAGCGTGTGCATCTCGTCGATGAAGAGGATGATCTCGCCGCTCTCGGACTGGACTTCGGACAGCACCGCCTTCAGCCGCTCCTCGAACTCGCCGCGATATTTCGCGCCGGCGATGAGCGCGCCCATGTCGAGCGCCATCAGCTTCTTGTCCTTGAGGCTTTCCGGCACGTCGCCGTTGACGATCCGGAGCGCCAGGCCTTCGGCGATCGCGGTCTTGCCGACGCCGGGCTCGCCGATCAGGACCGGGTTGTTCTTGGTCCTGCGCGACAGTACCTGGATGGTACGGCGGATCTCGTCGTCACGGCCGATGACCGGATCGAGCCTGCCCTCGCGGGCTTCCGCGGTCAGGTCGCGCGCATATTTCTTGAGCGCGTCGAAACCCTGCTCGGCATTCGACGAATCGGCCGTGCGTCCCTTGCGGATATCGTTGATGACCTGGTTGAGCTTGGCCGGCGTCACGCCTGCCTTCTCGAGAATGGTCGAGGTCGCGGCGGATTTCTCGATCGCGAGCGCCAGGAGCAGCCGTTCGACGGTGACGAAGCTGTCACCCGCCTTCTTGGCGGCCTCCTCGGCCGTGGTGAAAACCTTGGCGAGCGGCTGCGACAGGTAGACCTGTCCGTTGCCGCCGGAAACCTTGGGAAGCTTCGCCAGTGCCGCGTCGTTTGCCAGCCGCGCTTCCTTGGCGTTGCCGCCGGCCCGCTCGATGAGGGACGAGGCCATGCCCTGGTCGTCGTCGAGCAGCACCTTCAGCACATGCTCCGGCGTGAACTGGGGATGCCCTTCGGCAAGCGCGTACGTCTGGGCGGATTGCAGGAAGCCGCGCACCCGCTCGGAATATTTCTCTATGTTCATTTTCTACCTCCATAGCTCGGCCGGCCCATGAGGCACCGGACGAAGGTTCAGGATCAGGCTCCCGATCAGGCGAGCCTGTCATTCTTATCGGTCGCTCGGCATTGCGCGCGATCAACCATCGGAGGTGAATATGGGGGAAGGTTTTTCGGAATTAAAGAGCGCGGTCTTCCGATGCGTGACGAAATCGGGCGGTGATCCCGGCCACCCGTTTACCCGCGACCAAAGGACGGGCCGAAGGCATCGCCCGTCCGGCCGCGCCAGCGCAAGGCTGTAGACGCGAAAAGCCCGGCATGGCCGGGCTTTCCTTGCATTCCTGACGATGAAGACGCGCCTTACTCGGAGGCGGCTTCCAGAACGGGGGCGTCGCCGCCTTCGGCCGGCGCTGCGTCCTGGCCTTCCTCACCCTGCTTGCCTTCGCCACGGCGAGGACGGCGGGCGCGGGGGGCGCTGCGTCGGCGAGACGGCGCGCGGGCGGCACCTGCCGCACCGGGCGTTTCCTCTTCGAGCGACACTTCCGCGGGCGTTCCCTCGATCACCGGCTGCGGGCCGGTTCCGTCGATGACGGGTTCGGCGACGGCCACGACCTGGGGCTGCTCCTGGACGGGCGCGTCCATATCGTCCCCGTCGCGCTCGAAGCCGTCGCGATCGTTGAAATCGTTCCGGTCGTTGAATTCGCTGCGCTCATCGCGCTGGAAGCGATCCTGCATCTGCGCCTGTGCGGCTGCGATGATGCGGTTGTAGTGCTCCGCGTGCTGCAGGTAGTTCTCGGCAATCACCCGGTCGCCAGAGCTCTGGGCGTCGCGAGCGAGTGCTGCATACTTTTCCGCAATGTGCTGGGCAGTGCCTCTGATCTTCACGTCCGGTCCGGAGCTGTCGTAGGTCCGGGTCAGAGGATTGCCGCCCTTCCGGTGGCCGTTGTTATTGTTGTTATTGTTGTTGCTGTTGTTGTTGTTACGCCCACGGCCGCGCTTGTTTTGCTGTCCTGGCCTCATATTCCGCTCACCCAAAGTATCTTGTCTCGATGATCATGTGTCTGCGCGCCTGATCGGATCGCGCCGGATCAAGCAATCCTCATCAGCGAGGAAACCACGCTGGTAGGTGGCCCTGCCGCCGTAAGACGTCAAATTAACAGGTACCCGCACAAGGCAGTCTTCAACCCTAGCAACTCTTCTGTGAGAGCAACCCTCGCGATCGGGCCATACCAGAACGAATCTTTGTTGTATGACCTCTTGCCTGGTGCGTAATCGCAACCTAGCCCGCTTCCTCGGTGATTCCAAGCCTTTTCTTCGTGCTGCGACAAGAACCCACGTCCGCGCAGCAATTTCAGGAAGTTACGACTGTGCGAAAGACCAGGCAACGGTCGTTTCCGCCCAAATCCCGGGCGCTGGCGCACAACGCGAAACCGTTCTGCGCCAGTATGTCGATCACCCCCGCCTTCTGGTCGTAGCCGATCTCGAAGGCAAGCACGCCGTTGCTTCTGAGGAAGCTCTTGGCTTCTGCGGCGATCGACCGGTAGGCATCCAGCCCGTCCTCGCCACCATCGAGCGCGAGTCTGGGATCGTGGCGCTTCACCTCTTCCGAGAGGGTCTCTACCACGGCGGATGCGATGTAGGGCGGGTTGGAGACGATGATGTCGAAAGTGCCGGTTAGGGCCTCGAACCAGTCGCTCCTGACCGCCTCGAAACGGTCTCTCAAATTGTTTAGATCGGCATTGCGGCGCGCCGTTTCAAGGGCGTCCTCGGAAAGATCCGCGCCGACGCCGCTGGTGCCGGGCACGCTGTCGAGCAGCGCAAGGCAGATCGCCCCCGTACCCGTGCCGAGATCGAGGATCCGGCACCCGCCCGTCGCCTCGACGATCCCGCGCGCGAAGGGGATGAGTTCGTCCACGATGATCTCGGTATCGGGCCGGGGTTCGAGCGTTCCGGCGGAAAGCGAAAGCGTCAGCCCGCAGAAGGGTCGCCAGCCGAGAATCCTGTAGACGGGCTCGTGCGCGAGACGCCTTAAAACGCCGTCCTCCACCTTTCGCGCCTCGTCTTCGCTGAGCTTGTTCGATCCGCCCGTGATGAAGGCGATGGCGTCGAGACCGAGAAGGCCGCCGATCAGGAGACGGGCCTCGCGGGCCGGATCGTCTATTCCTGCCCGCTGGAACCTGAGGCGCGCATCTGTCAGCGCCGCCGAAAGCGACCCGTCACCCTTCATCATCCCTGTTCGCCGAGCTGCGCCAGCTGTCCGGCCTGGTAGTCGGCCAAAAGGGCGTCCACCACTTCGTCGATTTCGCCCATCATCATCCTGTCGAGCTTGTAGAGCGTAAGGTTGATCCGGTGGTCCGTCACGCGGCCCTGGGGAAAGTTGTAGGTCCGGATGCGTTCGGAGCGGTCGCCGGAGCCGACCTGGCTCTTTCGCGAGGCGGAACGTTCGCTGTCGGCGCGGCTGCGCTCCATGTCGAAGAGCCGTGCGCGCAGGACCTGCATCGCCTTGGCGCGGTTCTGGTGCTGCGACTTCTCGGAGCTGGTGACGACGATCCCTGTCGGCAAGTGCGTGATGCGCACGGCCGAGTCGGTGGTGTTGACGTGCTGTCCGCCCGCGCCCGACGAGCGCATCGTGTCGATCCGGATGTCCTCGGGACGGATCTCGATGTCGATCTCCTCGGCCTCCGGCAACACGGCGACGGTGGCGGCCGAGGTATGGATGCGCCCGCTCGCCTCCGTCTCCGGAACCCGCTGCACCCGGTGCACGCCCGATTCGAACTTCAGCTTGGCAAACACCCCGCGCCCCGAAACGGTCGCGATGATTTCCTTGTAGCCGCCGGCCTCACCTTCGCTCACCGAAAGCACCTCGACCTTCCAGCCGTTCGCCGCCGCGAAGCGCTCGTACATGCGGAAGAGATCGCCCGCAAAGAGCGCGGCTTCGGAGCCGCCGGTACCGGCGCGTATTTCGAGGATGGCGCTCTTTTCGTCCGCCGCGTCCTTCGGCAGCAGCAGGATCTGCATGTCCTGCTCCAGCCCCTCGAGCCTGCGCCTGAGGTCCGGCAGTTCCATTTCGGCGAGGTCGCGCATCTCGCGGTCGGTCGCCTTGTCGGCAAGCAGCGTCTCGAGGTCGTCTATCTCGGCGACGGTCTTGTCGTGCTCGCGGATTTTTGCGACGACCGGCTGGAGCTCGGAATATTCCGAGGCGAGGCGCACATAGGTCTCGGAATCCGGCCCCGCGGACATGCGGGCCTCGATCTCGCCGAAGCGGCGCTCGAGTTCGCGCATCTTGTCAACGGGAAGCTTCGCCACCGGTCACTCCAGTACTATGAATTCAAAGGGGCACGCCATGCTCGGCGGCAAAGTCCGTCAGCATGGGGCGCAGGGACCCGATCGACTTGGTATCGTCGAGCGCCGGGTTCAGTACTCCGGCGAGCTTTTCGACGTCGAGCGCGAGCAGCATCGATTTGACCGGGCCGATCGAGGTCGGTGCCATCGAAACGGAACGGAAGCCGATGCCGAGCAGGGCCATCGCGGAAATCGGCTTGCCCGCCAGTTCGCCGCAGAGCGTCACCTGCGTATCGTTGCGCTCTCCCGCCCTGACGATGTCGCGCAGGATCCTGAGGAAAGGCCGGCCGAGCGGGTCGAAACGGTCGGACACCCGGGCGTTGCCGCGGTCGACCGCCATCGCGAACTGGAACAGGTCGTTCGATCCGACCGAGACGAAGTCCACCTCCGCCATCAGCTCGTCGAGCTGCCAGAGCAGCGCCGGCACTTCGAGCATGGCGCCGAACTGCAGTTTTCGCGGCAATTGCTCGCCGATCTTGGACTGGCGCTGGATTTCCTTTTGCAGAAGCTCGCGCACTTCTCTCAGCTCGGAGACCTCGGTCACCATCGGCAGCATCAGGCGAAGCTCGGCGCCCGCCGTCGCGCGCAGCATGGCGCGAAGCTGGGTGCGCAGCAGGCCCGGCCGGTCGAGCGACAACCTGATGGCGCGCCAACCGAGCGCGGGGTTCTCTTCCTCGTCGGCACGGAAATAGGGAACGACCTTGTCGCCGCCGATATCGAGCGTGCGGAACGTCACCGGCCGGCCGGCCGCCTGCTTCAGGACGCTGCGGTAGAAGGCTTCCTGCTCTTCCGCCTTCGGCATCGTCGAGGCGATCATGAACTGCAGCTCGGTGCGGAACAGGCCAATGCCCGAGGCGCCCGATTCGGTCAGGTGCGGCAGGTCGACGATCAGCCCGGCATTCATCTGCACGTTGATCGCCTTGCCGTCCTTCGTCACCGGCTCGACCGCGCGCAATGCTCGGTACTGCTCCTGCCGGCGGGCGCGGAATCGCACCTTTTCCTCGTAGGAGCGCTGGAGATCCTGCACGGGACGAAGGTGGACCAGCGCGTCGTCGCCGTCGATGATCACCGGATCGCCGTTTTCCGCAAGCGCCACGGCACCGGCCGACTGCCCGACGACGGGAATGCCCATGGCGCGCGCGACGATCACCACATGGCTGGTGACGGCGCCTTCTTCGAGGACCAGCCCGCGCACGTTCTGGCGCGGATAGTCGAGCAGCTCGGCGGCCCCCATGGCCCGCGCCACGATGATCGCGTCGTTCGGAAACGCATTGGCAGACAGCTTGGCGCCATAACCGGTCAGCTGCCGTAGCAGGCGATTGGCGAGGTCGTCGAAATCGTGCATCCGCTCGCGCAGGTACGGGTCCGTCAGCCGGATCATCCGCGCCTTGGTCTCGCTCTGCACCCGCTCGACGGCCGCTTCCGCCGTCAGGCCGTTGCGGATCGCTTCCTCGAGCTTGCGCACCCAGCCGCGATCATGCGCGAACATCCGGTAGGTCTCGAGCACCTCGCGATGCTCGCCCTCCATCGAGACGTCGCGCCTGGAGAGCATGTCGTCGATCGAGATCCGGAGCGACCCCAGCGCTTCGGCAAGCCGGCCCAGTTCGTGTTCGGAGTCCTCGTTGAGCAGATTGGTGACGACGATGCGCGGCTCGTGGAGCACCACATATCCGAGGCCGATGCCTTCGTTGAAGCCGCTGCCCTCGATGGTGACGGGGCGCGACAGGTCGAGTTCGAGGCCGGGCTTGGTGATCTTCTTCAGTTCGCCCGTCGCGACCATTTCGGCGATCACCATCGCCGTCGTCTCGAGCGCCTCGACCTCGTCCTCGCGGTAGGTCCGGCTGGCCTTGTTCTGCACGACGAGAACGCCGAGCGCGCGGCCGGTGCGCAGGATCGGCACGCCGAGGAAGGAGTGGTAGATCTCCTCGCCCGTTTCCGGGAGATAGGTGAAGGCGGGGTGCGACTGGGCGTCGGAGAGGTTGAGCGGGCGGGCGCTGGCGGCAATGGTACCGACAAGACCTTGGCCCATCTTCAGTTGCGCAAGGTGGACGGCGCCCGGATTGAGGCCCTCGGTAGCATAGAGCTCGAGGACTCCGTCGGAACGCAGCACGTAGACGGAGCACACCTCCGCCACCATGTTCTGCGCGATCTGGCGTACGATCTGGTCAAGCCGCTCCTGCGGCTCGAGCGGCTCCGCCATCAGTTCGCGCAGCCGCTTGAGAAGGACACGCGGACCTGCGGAGAGGTCTCTCATCACGCAACGTCTCCCCGAAAATGACGATACCAACCGTGCCCTTCGACGCCGGCTGATAAGCGGCGCGAAACTAACGGTGAATCACTTCTTATCGAGACCGTAGACGGAATGCAAAGTCCTGACCGCGAGTTCAGCATAAGGACCGTCGATAAGAATGGATATCTTGATCTCGGAGGTGGTGATTGCCCGGATGTTGATGCCCTTTTCGGCAAGCGCGCGGAAGGCCGACGCTGCAACGCCCGCATGGCTGCGCATGCCGATGCCGATGACCGAAACCTTGACCAGGCCCGCTTCGTGCTGGATCACGTCGCAGCCGACCTTTTCCTTGGCGGTCTCGAGCACCTTCAGGGCCTTGTCGACGTCACCCGAGGGGACCGTGAAGGTCATGTCGGTCTTGGAGCCGTCCTCCGAGATGTTCTGCACGATCATGTCGACGTTGATATGGGCCTCTGCGAGCGGGCCGAAGATCGCGGCCGAGACGCCCGGCCGGTCGGCGACGCGGCGGAGCGAGATCTGCGCTTCATCCTTGGCATAGGCGATGCCGGTTACGACTTCCTGTTCCACGATTTCATCCTCATCACAAATCAGCGTGCCGGGCGGGTTCATCAGATCGCCCATGCCCGGCGCATCGGGGTCTACGAAACTGGAACGGACGAAGGTGCGCACCTTGTGCACCATCGCGAGCTCGACCGAGCGCACCTGCAGCACCTTGGCGCCGAGGGATGCCATCTCCAGCATTTCCTCGAAGGCGATCTTCTTGAGGCGGCGCGCCTTCGGCTCGATGCGCGGATCGGTCGTGTAGACGCCGTCGACGTCCGTGTAGATGTCGCAGCGGTCCGCCTTCACCGCAGCGGCGATGGCGACGGCGGAGGTGTCCGAGCCGCCCCGGCCGAGCGTCGCAATGCGGTTGTCCGGGCCGATGCCCTGGAAGCCGGCGACCACGGCCACCTGGCCCTCGCCCATGCGGCGGATGATTTCCGAACCGTCGATGTCCATGATGCGCGCGGCGCCGTGGGCGTTGTCGGTCTTGATGGCGATCTGCCAGCCCTGCCAGGACCGGGCATTGATGCCCATCGACTGCAGCGCGATGGCGAGCAGCCCGGAGGTCACCTGCTCGCCCGAGGCGACGATGGCGTCGTATTCGCGCGCGTCGTAGAAGGGCGAGCTGGCGCCGGTAGCCTTCGGCATACCCTGAACCCAGGCGACGAGCTCGTTGGTCTTGCCCGACATGGCGGAAACGACGACGGCCACTTCGTGGCCCGCATCGACCTCGCGTTTCACATGGCGCGCCACATTGTGGATACGGTCCAGATCTGCGACGGAGGTTCCGCCGAATTTCATCACGATGCGTGCCATGGATATCTACCGGTACTGAATGTTCGCGCGAGCGCGGGAAGAGGTCGCGGCGTCTCATAGCGGAAGAGGACGCGGCGTGCAATGGCGAGCGGCATGTGGCCTGCCTTGGCGCTGTGCGGGAATTGCCGCGAAAGACGCGGCGTGGCTATGGTGGCGCGGATCTTGCCGCCGGGGAACGGATGGCGTTCCGGCTGGGAAGTGGAAAGGGAGAGCGATGTCTGCAGATGGCGGGCGGCCGCAGATCGGGTTGGATCGGCTGAAGGGAATCCTGGATTTCATTCAGGCGGCGGAAGGACTGAAGGACACGCTTCGCAGCGGCACCACCTCCAGGGGTCGGCGCGAAAGCACCGCCGAGCACACATGGCGCCTCTGCCTCATGGTGATGATGTTCGGCCGCGAACTTTCCGGCTGCGACCAGCACCGCCTTCTAAAGCTCTGCATCGTGCATGATCTCGGCGAGGCGATTTCCGGAGACGTCCCGGCGATCCACCAGGGCCTCGACGACGGGCGCGCCGCACGCGAGCGGGCGGATCTTTCAGCCCTTTGCGCGCCCCTGCCCGCCGACCTCTCGGCGGAAATCCTCGACCTCTGGGACGAGTACAGCGCGGCCGCCTCCCCGGAGGCGATCTTCGCCAAGGGCTTCGACAAGCTGGAGACGATGCTGCAGCACACGATCGGCGACAATCCCGCGGGCTTCGACTACGACTTCAACCTGACCTACGGGCTGCAGCACACCGATCGCCATCCGCTGCTGCGCGAAATCCGGTCGCTGGTGGACGAAGCCACCCGGAAGCGCGCTGAGGATCAGGGACCGCCCGGCTCATAGCGTGCGGCCTCGCGTCCCGCATCGTTGGCTTGCGCTGAATGCCACTCGATAGGCCGGAACCGAGCAGCCGCTCGGCCTCTGCGCGCGAGAGGCCGGCGTCGAGGAGCAGGTGATTGTTCCCACGCAGCACGATCATGGAAAGTGCTTGCCGCTCCGCCGCCGCCTGCCGATGGTCGCACCACAGCGTGAACAGCCGCGTCCAGATCCGTCGTGTTGATTCCGCCCATTCCATGAGGGCATTCCTCCGTTCATCCGTCGGAATCATCCTCCAGCGATAGACATTCGACAAACGAATAGTCATGATGCCAGCCATCAGGAAAAACGATTGCTCGAATGGATTTTCCCCTCGAAAGCGAACTACTGCGAACCTTCCTCGTTGTGGCCGAAACCGGGAACGTCACCCGCGCCGCAAACGCCCTCGGCCGCACGCAGTCGGCCGTCAGCATGCAGGTCCGGCGCCTGGAAGAAATCGTCTCGAGCCCGCTCTTCGCGAGAGGCGCGCGCGGCGTCGCGCTGACGGAGGAAGGAAGCCGGCTGCTTCCCTACGCCCGGCGCATCGTCGGGCTTGTCGACGAGGCCGCCGGCGCCATGCGGACGAGCCCGCTCGAAGGCGCTGTCCGTGTCGGCATTCCCGAGGAATATACCGAGACCATCCTGCCGCGGGCGCTCGCCGCCTTCGCGGAACGCAACCCCCGGACGGAGGTGACGGTCCGGTGCGGCTATTCCTCCCAGCAGCTCGCAGCGCTCGACCGCGACGAACTGGATCTCGCTGTCATCTTCGACTGGGACCACGCGACCTCCGGCGAGATCCTCGCCCTCGACCCGACCGTCTGGGTCACGGCGGACCTCCACGGAAGCCACCTGCGCAACCCCGTTCCCGTCGCGGTCTACTGGAACTCAAGCTGGTGCCGCGACTTCGCCATCCGATCG contains:
- a CDS encoding M23 family metallopeptidase, giving the protein MMTDRNLIRSLGSEPPILADGRRAPDRREISLRWLSGTFLTGITSSILMGVALFAALDGRQQLAIPAEAYASLEPHGRGVPPASTVTRGERIVEPSIVAKAEDKKIMEVSTMIHDGEKEVVRRQPFALVKMALAANHVVNEDYPRFDPLSIFSSSAPDEQPVSRTGTIYGSEVESEVALKTGEFPTGGSALDYADQMSLDEVEENVRTNGSVLTDGSTQLASLYYVDPRRFASDASDLDLLQGLTARIVEENMTVSTFDSLTPDDPEYAEDVIPVRRTQDIVTLMTANGYTKAQAEDLSAYLSKVIGGTEVAEGDVLRICIIQKGKEANIVRASVYERGRHLATVALDDDGAFVAGSEPPALDAVATAFDDDHGPSMMSGRDLPRVYDGIYRAALSYGMGARLTGEMVRVLASNVDFQAQLRPNDSLEAFFSVADTAGLATEDSELLFINAKFGDTETRVYRFQNGEDGSVDYYDENGKSIRQFLLRNPVPNGRLSSGFGMRRHPILAFSRMHTGTDWAAPRGTPIIATGNGVVLEAGWSSSYGNQTLIRHANGYVSSYNHQSAIAKGVREGAKVTQGQVIGYVGSTGLSTGAHLHYELIVNGTKVDAMKVRLPGGKSLEGKALAQFEIERHRIDDLLGRDENAPEVARKD
- the clpB gene encoding ATP-dependent chaperone ClpB, yielding MNIEKYSERVRGFLQSAQTYALAEGHPQFTPEHVLKVLLDDDQGMASSLIERAGGNAKEARLANDAALAKLPKVSGGNGQVYLSQPLAKVFTTAEEAAKKAGDSFVTVERLLLALAIEKSAATSTILEKAGVTPAKLNQVINDIRKGRTADSSNAEQGFDALKKYARDLTAEAREGRLDPVIGRDDEIRRTIQVLSRRTKNNPVLIGEPGVGKTAIAEGLALRIVNGDVPESLKDKKLMALDMGALIAGAKYRGEFEERLKAVLSEVQSESGEIILFIDEMHTLVGAGKADGAMDASNLLKPALARGELHCVGATTLDEYRKHVEKDAALARRFQPVMVEEPTVEDTISILRGLKEKYEQHHKVRIADAALVAAATLSNRYITDRFLPDKAIDLMDEAASRLRMQVDSKPEELDELDRRIIQLKIEREALKKETDRASQDRLEKLELDLASLEEQAAALTARWQAEKQKLGLAADLKKQLDDARNELAIVQRKGEFQRAGELAYGVIPKLEKELEDAENRDSADIDPMVQEVVTADNIAQVVSRWTGIPVDKMLEGERDKLLRMEDELARWVVGQGDAVQAVSRAVRRSRAGLQDPNRPIGSFMFLGPTGVGKTELTKALARFLFDDETAIQRVDMSEYMEKHSVARLIGAPPGYVGYEEGGALTESVRRRPYQVVLFDEIEKAHPDVFNVLLQVLDDGRLTDGQGRTVDFKNTMIIMTSNLGAEYLTQLAEGEDSEKVRSEVMDVVKSHFRPEFLNRIDEIILFHRLRRSEMGAIVNIQLERLRKLLTDRKIVIELDEEAIHWLADKGYDPVYGARPLKRAIQKYLQDPLAEKILAGNIPDGSLVKITSGSDRLLFSARPATSKAAA
- a CDS encoding DUF4167 domain-containing protein, which produces MRPGQQNKRGRGRNNNNSNNNNNNNNGHRKGGNPLTRTYDSSGPDVKIRGTAQHIAEKYAALARDAQSSGDRVIAENYLQHAEHYNRIIAAAQAQMQDRFQRDERSEFNDRNDFNDRDGFERDGDDMDAPVQEQPQVVAVAEPVIDGTGPQPVIEGTPAEVSLEEETPGAAGAARAPSRRRSAPRARRPRRGEGKQGEEGQDAAPAEGGDAPVLEAASE
- the prmC gene encoding peptide chain release factor N(5)-glutamine methyltransferase is translated as MMKGDGSLSAALTDARLRFQRAGIDDPAREARLLIGGLLGLDAIAFITGGSNKLSEDEARKVEDGVLRRLAHEPVYRILGWRPFCGLTLSLSAGTLEPRPDTEIIVDELIPFARGIVEATGGCRILDLGTGTGAICLALLDSVPGTSGVGADLSEDALETARRNADLNNLRDRFEAVRSDWFEALTGTFDIIVSNPPYIASAVVETLSEEVKRHDPRLALDGGEDGLDAYRSIAAEAKSFLRSNGVLAFEIGYDQKAGVIDILAQNGFALCASARDLGGNDRCLVFRTVVTS